The Leifsonia williamsii genome includes a region encoding these proteins:
- a CDS encoding ABC transporter substrate-binding protein codes for MAKRSTVLAVSVVGLVAVVAAVGIGVGVAGASHPAKQTVTVRLWDEQVQKAYDTSFAAFEKQNPEIDVKTSLVPWADYFTKLRTDIAAGTADDVFWVNAGNFEDYAAAGDLVDVTKTLGSSAASQWQPSVVKQYTRDGSLWGVPQLADPGIGVFYNADLLQKAGLTPESLRDLQWSPHPAKDTLLPVLQKLTLDSSGRNAADPGFDPSHVVQYGYNAANDLNAIYINYLGSNGAALQKGDRFVFDSPEGVEAFQYVVDLIAKYHVAPSAADTNTNGDFSRDQFTQGRLALFQTGSYNLANVEQGAGFDWGVAPLPAGPAGAISVTNGVIAAGNAHSQHGDAVKKVLQWLGSASGSAAIGEGGSASPAVVPAQQQFLDYWKGKGVDVSPLYDVLDNGTVQGPQGANWAKAQDAFGPVFESMFLGRVPVAEALKEAQAKANAAITG; via the coding sequence ATGGCCAAGCGTTCGACGGTGCTCGCCGTCTCGGTGGTGGGTCTGGTGGCGGTGGTCGCCGCCGTCGGCATCGGCGTCGGGGTCGCCGGGGCGTCGCACCCGGCGAAGCAGACCGTGACCGTGCGGCTCTGGGACGAGCAGGTGCAGAAGGCGTACGACACCTCCTTCGCCGCCTTCGAGAAGCAGAACCCCGAGATCGACGTGAAGACGTCGCTGGTGCCGTGGGCCGACTACTTCACGAAGCTGCGCACCGACATCGCGGCAGGAACGGCCGACGACGTCTTCTGGGTCAACGCCGGCAACTTCGAGGACTACGCCGCCGCCGGCGACCTGGTCGACGTGACCAAGACCCTCGGCAGCTCGGCCGCCTCCCAGTGGCAGCCGTCGGTCGTGAAGCAGTACACGCGCGACGGCTCGCTGTGGGGCGTGCCGCAGCTGGCCGACCCGGGCATCGGGGTGTTCTACAACGCCGACCTGCTGCAGAAGGCGGGTCTGACGCCCGAGTCGCTTCGCGACCTGCAGTGGTCGCCCCACCCGGCGAAGGACACCCTGCTGCCGGTGCTGCAGAAGCTGACGCTCGACTCCTCCGGTCGCAACGCCGCCGATCCCGGCTTCGACCCGTCGCACGTCGTCCAGTACGGCTACAACGCCGCGAACGACCTCAACGCGATCTACATCAACTACCTCGGCTCGAACGGCGCGGCCCTGCAGAAGGGCGACCGGTTCGTCTTCGATTCGCCGGAGGGGGTGGAGGCGTTCCAGTACGTCGTCGACCTGATCGCGAAGTACCACGTGGCGCCGTCGGCGGCGGACACCAACACCAACGGGGACTTCAGCCGCGACCAGTTCACCCAGGGGAGGCTGGCGCTGTTCCAGACCGGGTCGTACAACCTCGCCAACGTGGAGCAGGGAGCCGGCTTCGACTGGGGCGTCGCTCCTCTGCCCGCCGGCCCGGCCGGCGCGATCAGCGTGACCAACGGCGTCATCGCGGCGGGGAACGCGCACTCGCAGCACGGCGACGCGGTGAAGAAGGTGCTGCAGTGGCTCGGTAGCGCCTCCGGCTCCGCGGCGATCGGCGAGGGCGGCTCGGCCTCCCCCGCGGTGGTGCCCGCACAGCAACAGTTCCTCGACTACTGGAAGGGCAAGGGCGTCGATGTCTCGCCGCTCTACGACGTCCTCGACAACGGCACCGTGCAGGGGCCGCAGGGCGCGAACTGGGCGAAGGCGCAGGATGCGTTCGGGCCGGTCTTCGAGTCGATGTTCCTCGGGCGGGTGCCGGTGGCGGAGGCGCTGAAGGAGGCGCAGGCGAAGGCGAACGCCGCGATCACGGGGTGA
- the trxB gene encoding thioredoxin-disulfide reductase — MRQIIIIGSGPAGYTAAIYAARANLKPLLIASSVEAGGELMNTTEVENFPGFPDAVMGPDLMFKMQAQAEKFGTEIVLDDVVSVELTGDVKRVTLGSGAVHESLAVIFATGSAYRKLGLEDEERLSGHGVSWCATCDGFFFRERTIAVVGGGDSAMEEATFLTRFADKVYVIHRRDSLRASKIMQERAFANDKIEFIWNSEVVGIGGNEQVQNVRLRNLETGEESELTLQGLFIAIGNDPRVHLVHGQLDLTDAGTIAVDGRSSKTNVAGVFAAGDVIDPTYRQAVTAAASGTVAALDAEHYLTTLPQSLLERASEGASGDLELTTTA, encoded by the coding sequence GTGCGGCAGATCATCATCATCGGTTCCGGCCCTGCCGGTTACACCGCGGCCATCTACGCCGCGCGAGCCAACCTCAAGCCGCTGCTGATCGCCTCCTCCGTCGAGGCGGGCGGCGAACTGATGAACACCACCGAGGTCGAGAACTTCCCCGGCTTCCCCGACGCCGTCATGGGCCCCGACCTCATGTTCAAGATGCAGGCGCAGGCCGAGAAGTTCGGCACCGAGATCGTCCTGGACGATGTCGTGTCCGTCGAGCTCACCGGCGACGTCAAGAGGGTCACCCTGGGCTCCGGCGCCGTGCACGAGTCCCTCGCCGTGATCTTCGCGACCGGCTCGGCCTACCGCAAGCTCGGCCTGGAGGACGAGGAGCGGCTGTCCGGCCACGGCGTCTCCTGGTGCGCCACCTGCGACGGCTTCTTCTTCCGCGAGCGCACCATCGCGGTCGTCGGAGGCGGCGACTCGGCGATGGAGGAGGCCACCTTCCTCACGCGCTTCGCCGACAAGGTCTACGTCATCCACCGCCGCGACTCGCTCCGCGCCTCCAAGATCATGCAGGAGCGCGCCTTCGCCAACGACAAGATCGAGTTCATCTGGAACTCCGAGGTCGTGGGCATCGGCGGCAACGAGCAGGTGCAGAACGTCCGCCTCCGCAACCTCGAGACGGGCGAGGAGAGCGAGCTCACCCTCCAGGGCCTGTTCATCGCGATCGGCAACGACCCGCGGGTGCACCTGGTGCACGGACAGCTCGACCTGACCGACGCGGGTACCATCGCCGTCGACGGGCGCAGCTCCAAGACCAACGTGGCGGGCGTGTTCGCCGCCGGCGACGTGATCGACCCCACCTACCGGCAGGCGGTCACCGCCGCCGCGTCGGGGACGGTCGCGGCACTCGACGCCGAGCACTACCTCACCACGCTGCCCCAGAGCCTGTTGGAGCGCGCCTCGGAAGGCGCGTCCGGCGACCTGGAACTCACGACCACCGCATAA
- a CDS encoding CCA tRNA nucleotidyltransferase gives MHSVAESLERLGDLAAAPTVARVADAFAAAGYELSLVGGPVRDALLGRPVHDLDFTTDARPDDILRVLSPIADAVWDIGRQFGTIGGRFGDDTVEITTYRSDSYDGQTRKPEVQFGDTLEGDLLRRDFTVNALALRIPEVRLVDPSGGVEHLLSRTITTPSSPEVSFGDDPLRMLRAARFAAQLGFTVDDETRAAMSDMAERIRIVSAERVRDELTKLLLADEPHPGIELLVESGLADEVLPEIPALRLEVDEHHHHKDVYQHSLTVLDQAIGYEKERHPGEAPDLVLRLAAILHDIGKPATRRFEPGGAVSFYHHDLVGAKLAKKRLTALRFDKATIDAVARLIELHLRFFGYADAQWTDSAVRRYVRDAGDQLERLHMLTRADVTTRNRRKADRLGFAYDDLEARIAALQEQEELDAVRPDLDGTQVMAILGLKPGREVGQAMKFLLELRLDEGPLGEEEATRRLLAWWENR, from the coding sequence ATGCACAGCGTCGCCGAATCCCTCGAACGCCTCGGCGACCTCGCCGCGGCGCCGACCGTCGCCCGCGTCGCCGACGCCTTCGCGGCCGCGGGGTACGAGCTGTCGCTCGTCGGCGGCCCCGTCCGCGACGCGCTCCTCGGCCGGCCCGTGCACGACCTCGACTTCACGACGGACGCCAGGCCTGACGACATCCTCCGCGTCCTCTCCCCCATCGCCGACGCCGTCTGGGACATCGGCCGCCAGTTCGGCACGATCGGCGGCCGCTTCGGCGACGATACCGTCGAGATCACGACGTACCGCAGTGACAGCTACGACGGGCAGACCCGCAAGCCGGAGGTGCAGTTCGGCGACACGCTCGAGGGCGACCTCCTGCGCCGCGACTTCACCGTCAACGCGCTGGCGCTGCGCATCCCCGAGGTGCGGCTGGTCGACCCGTCGGGCGGCGTCGAGCACCTGCTGAGCCGGACCATCACGACGCCGTCGAGCCCGGAGGTGTCGTTCGGCGACGACCCGCTCCGGATGCTGCGCGCGGCGCGCTTCGCCGCTCAGCTCGGCTTCACCGTCGACGACGAGACGCGAGCGGCGATGAGCGACATGGCCGAGCGCATCCGCATCGTCAGCGCCGAGCGGGTGCGCGACGAGCTCACGAAGCTGCTGCTCGCCGACGAGCCGCACCCGGGGATCGAGCTGCTCGTGGAGTCCGGGCTCGCCGACGAGGTGCTGCCCGAGATCCCCGCGCTCCGGCTCGAGGTGGACGAGCACCACCACCACAAGGACGTCTATCAACACAGTCTCACCGTGCTCGACCAGGCGATCGGCTACGAGAAGGAGCGGCACCCCGGTGAGGCGCCCGACCTCGTCCTGCGGCTGGCGGCCATCCTGCACGACATCGGCAAGCCGGCGACCCGCCGGTTCGAGCCGGGCGGAGCGGTCAGCTTCTATCACCACGACCTCGTCGGGGCGAAGCTCGCCAAGAAGCGGCTCACCGCGCTGCGCTTCGACAAGGCGACGATCGACGCGGTCGCCCGGCTGATCGAGCTGCACCTGCGGTTCTTCGGCTACGCCGACGCGCAGTGGACCGACTCGGCCGTGCGTCGCTACGTGCGCGACGCGGGCGATCAGCTCGAGCGCCTCCACATGCTCACCAGGGCGGACGTGACGACGCGCAACCGCCGCAAGGCCGATCGGCTGGGCTTCGCCTACGACGACCTGGAGGCGCGGATCGCCGCGCTGCAGGAGCAGGAGGAGCTGGACGCGGTCCGCCCCGACCTCGACGGCACCCAGGTCATGGCGATCCTCGGCCTGAAGCCCGGGCGCGAGGTGGGGCAGGCCATGAAGTTCCTGCTCGAGCTCCGGCTCGACGAAGGCCCGCTCGGCGAGGAGGAGGCCACCCGCCGCCTGCTCGCGTGGTGGGAGAACCGCTGA
- a CDS encoding DUF6049 family protein → MSAPVPTLRRGSSLRRVVAALAAVVGLTLVAGSGVAPAAAAPISASASARPSAAPAATESTISATLGTDNAGLVSPGQNLTASVSINNPTDIAHGPGSVDLWFEPDPQGSRNDLTSWLGSTDPVSGETKLGTATVPVLEPGTTTVVRVQVPAAALPFATRTTTAVFGLGATVTAGSATAEARSSFVWSPGGAATRSEVTVAMPIVSPSTADGLLSAQDLNTYTAPNGVLTRDLDGLEGHSTVAVGIDPMIIASIRALGNAAPDSAVEWLDRLAALPNDTFSLGYGDADVAGQLQSGLTAPLTPTSLTYALDPADFSPTPTSIGEPATSTPTPTATGPTPSPTPTSGPSLPSTENLLAWDYSLQGIAWPGDKTLRTADIPPLASAGLRTLVVSGDNSNAAELDGTPNAALSASGAQLAIADQRLSDALRQAVSAPSDVAWNTAMGRLNAQLALISQEGGDARRLLVALDRSWPSSGTQLSRTLDALFSSQWATPSTFRETVSAAQTGGLALQDAPESQARLDSIRGLLSDEQSLDQFATVLDNPETMTGRVRAELLTLLAVSWQNPRSDWTTTVADTRANTVKTLHSIRILPTENVNLVSAQGSIPFTVSNELDGEAATVVLMASPSNGRLEIDGDTTKRILPDSRTNLLVPVKAKVGNGQVVLSLRLYSPTGVPIGDPSSVTVDVHADWEGIGALILGALLVLLFGFGIVRNIVQRRRQRRQKGQEGQEAAEPADSAPTAEAPDDGGKRG, encoded by the coding sequence ATGAGCGCACCCGTCCCCACCCTCCGGCGGGGGTCCTCCCTCCGGCGCGTCGTCGCGGCCCTCGCGGCCGTCGTCGGCCTCACGCTCGTCGCAGGCTCCGGCGTCGCGCCGGCAGCAGCAGCTCCCATCTCGGCGTCAGCGTCCGCGCGACCGTCCGCTGCGCCGGCCGCCACGGAGAGCACGATCTCCGCGACTCTCGGCACCGACAACGCCGGCCTGGTCTCGCCCGGACAGAACCTCACCGCGTCCGTCTCCATCAACAACCCCACCGACATCGCGCACGGCCCGGGCTCCGTCGACCTGTGGTTCGAGCCGGACCCGCAGGGTTCGCGCAACGACCTGACGTCGTGGCTCGGCTCCACCGACCCCGTCAGCGGCGAGACGAAGCTGGGCACCGCCACGGTCCCCGTGCTCGAGCCGGGGACCACCACGGTCGTCCGTGTCCAGGTGCCTGCCGCAGCCCTGCCGTTCGCCACCCGCACGACGACGGCCGTCTTCGGCCTCGGCGCGACCGTGACCGCCGGTTCGGCGACCGCTGAGGCCCGCTCGTCGTTCGTCTGGAGCCCCGGGGGCGCCGCCACACGGTCGGAGGTGACCGTCGCGATGCCGATCGTCAGCCCGTCGACCGCCGACGGCCTCCTCTCCGCCCAGGACCTCAACACCTACACGGCGCCCAACGGCGTACTCACGCGCGACCTCGACGGCCTGGAGGGGCACAGCACCGTCGCGGTGGGCATCGACCCGATGATCATCGCGTCGATCCGTGCCCTCGGGAACGCGGCGCCCGACTCCGCCGTGGAGTGGCTGGACCGCCTCGCAGCGCTGCCGAACGACACCTTCTCACTCGGTTACGGGGATGCGGACGTCGCCGGACAGCTGCAATCCGGCCTCACGGCGCCGCTGACCCCCACCTCGCTGACGTACGCGCTCGACCCGGCCGACTTCTCCCCGACGCCGACCTCGATCGGCGAGCCGGCGACCTCCACGCCCACCCCGACCGCCACCGGCCCCACGCCCAGCCCCACGCCGACGAGCGGGCCGTCGCTGCCGTCGACCGAGAACCTCCTCGCGTGGGACTACTCCTTGCAGGGCATCGCCTGGCCCGGGGACAAGACGCTGCGCACCGCCGACATCCCGCCCCTCGCCTCCGCCGGCCTCCGCACCCTGGTCGTGTCGGGCGACAACAGCAACGCCGCCGAGCTCGACGGCACGCCGAACGCCGCCCTGAGCGCGAGCGGTGCACAGCTCGCGATCGCCGATCAGCGCCTCTCCGACGCCCTCCGCCAGGCGGTGTCCGCTCCCAGCGACGTCGCCTGGAACACCGCGATGGGGCGGCTGAACGCCCAACTGGCCCTGATCAGCCAGGAGGGAGGCGACGCGCGGAGGCTGCTCGTCGCCCTCGACCGCTCATGGCCGTCCAGCGGCACGCAGCTCTCGCGCACCCTCGACGCGCTGTTCTCGTCGCAGTGGGCGACGCCCTCGACGTTCCGCGAGACGGTGTCGGCCGCTCAGACCGGCGGCCTCGCCCTGCAGGACGCCCCCGAGTCGCAGGCGCGGCTCGACAGCATCCGCGGGCTGCTCTCGGACGAGCAGTCCCTCGACCAGTTCGCGACGGTGCTGGACAACCCCGAGACGATGACCGGACGGGTCCGCGCCGAGCTGCTGACGCTGCTCGCCGTCTCGTGGCAGAACCCGCGCTCCGATTGGACGACAACGGTCGCGGACACCCGTGCGAACACGGTGAAGACGCTGCACTCCATCCGCATCCTGCCGACCGAGAACGTCAACCTCGTGAGCGCGCAGGGCTCGATCCCCTTCACCGTCAGCAACGAGCTCGACGGGGAGGCCGCCACCGTCGTCCTCATGGCCAGCCCCTCCAACGGCCGGCTCGAGATCGACGGCGACACGACCAAGCGCATCCTGCCCGACTCGCGCACCAACCTCCTCGTGCCGGTGAAGGCGAAGGTCGGCAACGGCCAGGTGGTGCTCTCGCTGCGGCTCTACAGCCCGACCGGTGTGCCCATCGGCGACCCGAGCTCCGTCACGGTGGATGTGCACGCGGACTGGGAGGGCATCGGCGCGCTGATCCTCGGCGCCCTGCTGGTGCTCCTGTTCGGCTTCGGCATCGTGCGCAACATCGTGCAGCGGCGCCGGCAGCGGCGCCAGAAGGGGCAGGAGGGGCAGGAGGCTGCGGAGCCGGCCGACTCCGCTCCGACCGCCGAGGCCCCCGACGACGGCGGCAAGCGTGGCTAG
- the trxA gene encoding thioredoxin, which translates to MSAARSVTDATFEQDVLNSEKTILVDFWAEWCGPCRAVGPILDQIASEHADKIEIVKLNVDENPQTAAKYQITSIPAMKVYKGGEVVKTVIGAKPKPALEADLAAYLA; encoded by the coding sequence ATGTCAGCAGCACGTTCGGTCACGGACGCGACGTTCGAGCAGGACGTCCTCAACAGCGAGAAGACCATCCTCGTGGACTTCTGGGCGGAGTGGTGCGGTCCGTGTCGCGCCGTCGGCCCGATCCTCGACCAGATCGCCTCCGAGCACGCCGACAAGATCGAGATCGTCAAGCTCAACGTCGACGAGAACCCGCAGACCGCGGCGAAGTACCAGATCACCTCCATCCCCGCGATGAAGGTCTACAAGGGTGGCGAGGTCGTCAAGACCGTCATCGGCGCCAAGCCGAAGCCCGCCCTCGAGGCCGACCTGGCCGCCTACCTCGCGTAG
- the murJ gene encoding murein biosynthesis integral membrane protein MurJ, with translation MASVGRASAMLASGTFVSRILGFAKAWLLVQAIGAISFAANAYSTATIVPNSIYAIIAQGILNAILVPQIVRASVNADGGRAYINKLVTLGMVVFAAVAVLATLLAPALIALFGLRGAQAELATAFAYWSLPQIFFLGLYTLLGEVLNARKSFGPFTWAPVVNNVVAIVLLAAFIVAFGGYSGGEGRTHWSPGMVALLAGGATLGIAVQALILFLFWRRIGLRFRFDFGWRGVNLGTAGKAAGWTFAMLIATQIAGLVETNVANSAGQQYAGPFVLSNAWLIFMLPHGIIAVSIVTAYYTRMAEHAHRGATADFRRDFSSAARSIMFFIVFSSAALIIVAFPVARVFTPDYRAMGLVLIAYLVGLVPFSLVFMAQRAFYSLGDTRTPFFFTLAQVAVVVVGVLACFAVAPEVRAAAVALVVSIAGTVQAVLAFLLLRRRTGGVDGRRILSGLWRFAVAGAAAMIAGGGFLVILGGVDQGAFPVSGFIGAVVSSAVVGVVMLVVYVGFLGMLRSPELATGVVPLLDRLARRSTRSQ, from the coding sequence GTGGCTAGCGTCGGCCGCGCGAGCGCGATGCTCGCCTCCGGCACCTTCGTCTCGCGCATCCTCGGCTTCGCGAAGGCCTGGCTGCTGGTGCAGGCGATCGGCGCGATCAGCTTCGCGGCCAACGCCTACAGCACGGCGACGATCGTGCCCAACAGCATCTACGCGATCATCGCGCAGGGCATCCTCAACGCGATCCTGGTCCCGCAGATCGTCCGCGCCTCCGTGAACGCGGACGGCGGCCGCGCGTACATCAACAAGCTCGTCACCCTCGGCATGGTGGTGTTCGCGGCCGTCGCCGTCCTCGCCACGCTGCTCGCGCCCGCCCTGATCGCGCTGTTCGGTCTCCGCGGGGCCCAGGCCGAACTGGCCACGGCCTTCGCCTACTGGTCGCTGCCGCAGATCTTCTTCCTCGGCCTTTACACGCTGCTGGGGGAGGTGCTGAACGCCCGCAAGTCGTTCGGGCCGTTCACGTGGGCGCCGGTCGTGAACAACGTCGTCGCCATCGTGCTGCTCGCGGCCTTCATCGTGGCGTTCGGCGGCTACTCGGGCGGCGAGGGCCGCACGCACTGGAGCCCGGGGATGGTGGCGCTGCTCGCCGGCGGAGCGACCCTCGGCATCGCGGTCCAGGCGCTGATCCTCTTCCTGTTCTGGCGGCGGATCGGCCTCCGGTTCCGCTTCGACTTCGGCTGGCGCGGCGTGAACCTCGGCACCGCGGGCAAGGCCGCCGGCTGGACCTTCGCCATGCTGATCGCGACCCAGATCGCCGGACTGGTGGAGACCAACGTCGCGAACTCCGCCGGCCAGCAGTACGCCGGCCCGTTCGTGCTCAGCAACGCGTGGCTCATCTTCATGCTGCCGCACGGCATCATCGCGGTCTCGATCGTCACGGCGTACTACACGCGGATGGCCGAACACGCCCACCGAGGTGCGACCGCCGACTTCCGCCGCGACTTCTCGAGCGCCGCGCGCTCGATCATGTTCTTCATCGTCTTCTCGTCCGCCGCGCTGATCATCGTGGCGTTCCCGGTCGCGCGCGTGTTCACGCCCGACTACCGGGCGATGGGGCTGGTGCTGATCGCCTACCTCGTCGGCCTCGTGCCGTTCTCGCTCGTCTTCATGGCGCAGCGCGCCTTCTACTCGCTCGGCGACACCCGCACGCCGTTCTTCTTCACGCTCGCGCAGGTCGCGGTGGTCGTCGTCGGCGTGCTGGCCTGCTTCGCGGTCGCACCGGAGGTGCGCGCGGCGGCCGTCGCGCTCGTCGTCTCGATCGCGGGCACGGTGCAGGCCGTGCTCGCGTTCCTCCTGCTGCGCCGCCGCACCGGGGGAGTGGATGGCCGGCGCATCCTGAGCGGTCTCTGGCGCTTCGCCGTCGCCGGCGCCGCGGCCATGATCGCGGGCGGCGGCTTCCTCGTGATCCTCGGCGGGGTGGACCAGGGGGCATTCCCGGTCAGCGGATTCATCGGCGCCGTCGTCTCGTCGGCAGTCGTCGGCGTGGTCATGCTGGTGGTCTACGTGGGCTTCCTCGGGATGCTGCGCTCGCCCGAGCTCGCCACCGGTGTGGTGCCCCTTCTCGACCGGCTCGCGAGGCGATCCACGCGCTCCCAGTGA
- a CDS encoding carbohydrate ABC transporter permease, with the protein MRSTSRVLRTAAIYVVLLAGAVITLAPFLLSAMTAFKTPQQFAQQPALAAPDPWTVENIVTLFAGPAGFGRALGVTVLMAAFILVFQIVFSIMAAYAFARVDFPGREALFWVYLATLMVPAVVLVVPLYLMMVQLGLRDTFWGLVLPFSFGSPYAIFLLREYFRGIPQDLVDAARLDGASTLDILVEVVVPLSRPIIATLVLITAVSQWNSFLWPLVITSGDTWRVTTVATASLQSQYNGNWTVVMTATTLAIVPLVVLFLVFPKHLVRSITISGFR; encoded by the coding sequence ATGAGGTCGACTAGCCGCGTCCTCCGCACCGCGGCGATCTACGTTGTGCTCCTCGCGGGAGCCGTCATCACACTGGCGCCGTTCCTCCTGAGCGCGATGACGGCCTTCAAGACGCCGCAGCAGTTCGCGCAGCAGCCCGCGCTGGCGGCACCCGACCCGTGGACCGTCGAGAACATCGTCACGCTGTTCGCGGGGCCGGCCGGCTTCGGGCGGGCGCTCGGCGTGACCGTGCTGATGGCGGCCTTCATCCTGGTGTTCCAGATCGTCTTCTCGATCATGGCCGCGTACGCCTTCGCCCGGGTCGACTTCCCGGGCCGGGAGGCGCTGTTCTGGGTGTACCTGGCGACGCTGATGGTTCCTGCGGTCGTGCTGGTCGTGCCCCTGTACCTGATGATGGTGCAGCTCGGGCTGCGCGACACCTTCTGGGGCCTCGTCCTCCCCTTCTCGTTTGGCAGCCCGTACGCGATCTTCCTGCTGCGCGAGTACTTCCGCGGCATCCCGCAGGACCTGGTGGACGCCGCCCGGCTCGACGGCGCCTCCACCCTCGACATCCTCGTGGAGGTGGTGGTGCCGCTCTCGCGGCCGATCATCGCCACCCTGGTGCTCATCACGGCCGTGAGCCAGTGGAACAGCTTCCTGTGGCCCCTCGTCATCACGAGCGGTGACACGTGGCGGGTGACCACGGTCGCGACTGCTAGCCTCCAATCCCAGTACAACGGCAACTGGACAGTTGTCATGACAGCGACGACGCTGGCGATCGTGCCGCTCGTCGTCCTCTTCCTGGTCTTCCCGAAACACCTCGTGCGGTCGATCACGATCTCCGGCTTCCGCTGA
- a CDS encoding carbohydrate ABC transporter permease: protein MGEPLSRPSRSPALRRRDAVTGYALLAPSLFGIACFLVFPVLVVVWLSFQSWDLIRPARFVGLANYASVLTDPVFGNSLLVTLLFVVVVIPVQTALGLFAASLLTRGLPGSTLLRTIYVLPWICAPLALGIVWKWIFAPTGGALTAILGVRIEWLTDPVLALPAAAAVVIWTNVGYVTLFFMAGLLAIPQHVVEAARIDGAGPVALFWRIKLPLLRPTMFFVLVTSVIAVFQLFDQIYALTGGGPERRTDVVANRIYTEAFQTFDFGRAAVMAIVLLVILVAITVGQQLYFRRRTTYEVD, encoded by the coding sequence GTGGGAGAACCGCTGAGCCGGCCCTCCCGATCCCCCGCGCTGCGCCGCCGGGATGCGGTCACCGGCTATGCGCTGCTGGCGCCCAGCCTGTTCGGGATCGCCTGCTTCCTCGTCTTCCCGGTGCTGGTGGTGGTCTGGCTGAGCTTCCAGAGCTGGGACCTCATCCGCCCGGCGCGGTTCGTCGGTCTCGCCAACTACGCATCGGTGCTGACGGACCCGGTCTTCGGCAACTCCCTGCTGGTCACGCTGCTGTTCGTGGTGGTCGTGATCCCGGTGCAGACGGCGCTGGGGCTCTTCGCGGCCTCCCTGCTCACCAGGGGTCTGCCGGGGTCGACGCTGCTGCGCACCATCTACGTGCTGCCGTGGATCTGCGCGCCGCTCGCCCTCGGCATCGTGTGGAAGTGGATCTTCGCCCCGACCGGCGGCGCCCTCACCGCGATCCTCGGCGTGCGCATCGAGTGGCTGACGGACCCGGTGCTCGCGCTGCCCGCCGCAGCGGCCGTGGTCATCTGGACGAACGTCGGCTACGTCACGCTGTTCTTCATGGCCGGGCTGCTCGCCATCCCGCAGCACGTGGTGGAGGCGGCGCGCATCGACGGGGCCGGTCCGGTCGCCCTGTTCTGGCGGATCAAGCTCCCGCTGCTGCGGCCGACGATGTTCTTCGTGCTGGTGACGAGCGTGATCGCGGTGTTCCAGCTGTTCGATCAGATCTACGCGCTGACGGGAGGCGGACCGGAGCGTCGGACCGACGTCGTCGCGAACCGGATCTACACGGAAGCGTTCCAGACGTTCGACTTCGGCCGCGCTGCGGTCATGGCGATCGTGCTGCTCGTCATCCTGGTGGCGATCACGGTCGGCCAGCAGCTCTACTTCCGGCGGAGGACGACGTATGAGGTCGACTAG